Proteins encoded in a region of the Lepisosteus oculatus isolate fLepOcu1 chromosome 23, fLepOcu1.hap2, whole genome shotgun sequence genome:
- the tmem238a gene encoding transmembrane protein 238a, whose amino-acid sequence MRCEGLSRCKLALFFAILMDVLGVSALLVGVFAPVEVRGRDFGDLLVYSGALLVVISMAGWVLWYSGNLEGLEGDEIKTPGHIGGAVDRLARRLSRRIRGSVGHTHGAKGY is encoded by the coding sequence atGCGCTGTGAGGGTCTCTCTCGCTGCAAGCTGGCCCTGTTCTTCGCCATCCTGATGGACGTGCTGGGGGTCTCGGCGCTGCTGGTGGGGGTCTTCGCGCCCGTGGAGGTCAGGGGGCGCGACTTCGGGGACCTGCTGGTGTACTCGGGCGCCCTGCTGGTGGTCATCTCCATGGCCGGCTGGGTGCTCTGGTACAGTGGCAACCTGGAGGGGCTGGAGGGCGACGAGATCAAGACCCCCGGACACATAGGGGGCGCCGTGGACCGGCTGGCACGCAGACTGAGCCGGCGCATCAGGGGCAGTGTGGGCCACACCCACGGGGCAAAGGGGTACTGA